The genomic region TAAAGAAGCCAAACGCCTCCTCCTCACCTCCCCGGCCAAAATCTATGAGATCGCCGAAGCGGTCGGCTTCCGGGACAGCCACTATTTTGGCATCGTCTTCAAAAAAATAACCGGTCTGGCCCCCAGTGAGTACCGAGACCAAGTCCGGGATCGTTTCAAGTAGTCGCCTAGGCCGGCGATGCGGTCACGCACGCCGGCGATATTATTTTTGAATTAAAGCAGAGTAACCATCCATCCGGGCAACGAGAGCTATTTTTTAGGTGGGTAACAGAATATCCACCCGCGTACCCACCCCTTCCTTACTGCTGTAGACCAGACCGTAGGCCGGTCCAAAGTACAGTTTAATCCGCGAGTTGATATTCATCAGGCTATAACCTTTCCCTTCCGTCTCCAGGTTCAATTGTGGTTCAACCAGCGAAGCCCGGACCGCCGCCAGTTTTTCGGAGCTCATCCCCACGCCATCATCGATCACCGACAACTGAATGTGGTCCGGATCGACCCGGCGTCCGAGAATAACAACGGTGCCGCGTCCGTTCGGCTTCGGCTTGATTCCATGGTAGATTGCGTTCTCAATCAAGGGCTGAAGGGTTATCTTCACGATCTCATGTTTTTTAATCTCCTCGTCCACATTGATCACATAATCCAACTTATCTTGGTAACGGATCCGTTGGATCCGCAGGTAGTTCTCGGCATGGTCGAGTTCTTCGCCGATTCTAATCACATCCCGCCCGCCGGAAAGGGTCACCCGGAAGATCGTCGACAGGCATTCAAGCAGCTCCACTGCGATTTCCCGCCGTCCGGTCTCCACCATCCACGAGATGGAATCCAGCGTATTGTAGAGAAAATGGGGATTTATCTGTGCATGAAGCATCTTCAAAGCGATCTTCCGTTTAAAGATCTGCTCCTGATAAATCTTTTCGAGCAATTGGGCCAAGTTTTCGATCATGTGGTTCAATTGTTGCGAAAGCTGTTCGATCTCGATACTTCCTGTTTCATGAACCCGTAAGCTTAAGTCCCCCTTCTCCACCTTTTGCATGAAGGCACAGATGTTCTCGATCGGCCTTGTGATCTTACCGGCGGCAATAACCGCCACCGCCGCAAAGACCGCCAGGACCAAGATCCCCCCGAACAGGATCCGGTTCCGCACCTCACCGGCAGCCGCCTCAAATTCCTGACTGGCGATGACCCCCACCAATTTCCAGTTGTTCGTCGGGATCTCTTGGAAATGGATGAAACTATCCTGGTTATTAAACTTTCCTCTAATACTTCCCACAGGAGAAGCCGCCAGTTGGGCCCGGCTGCGCTCGTCCAAGGGAATCGGCCTTAAGATCAGGTTTTTATCACTTCCGGCCAACACCTGCTGTTTCTGGTCGACCAGATAAAGGCGGCCGGTTTTCCCCAGAACGATATCTTCAATCAGACCGGAAAGGCGCGACAGGTTAATACTGGCCACCAAATAACCGATACTCTGTCTGGTCTGGACATCAAAAAGCCATTTAATGACCGCAATCTGGTTCAGTTCTTCCCGGAGAATTTCGGACGGCAAATTCTCCATTAAACGGGCACCCACCGGGTTATAAAAGATCTCGGACCAGACTACTCCTCCTTCGGCGGCCCGGGCGGTCGCCAAAAGTTCGGGGGTTAAATACTGTTCGATCCCATAAGCGGTAAAATGATCCCGGCGACCGATGACCACCGTTGGCCTTTCCGCGTAATCCCCGTAAATGATCAAGTCATCAATGAGATTTTTGGTCACCCGCCGGTTATCCAGACTGACCTGATAGTTATTGAGATTAATCGAATCGACCAATAGCTTCGCCAGGCTCCGTTGGTCAACCGGAGAACGGGGCGCACCCATCATTTGCAACCGGTAGTCAGCCGCAATAAAATTCAGGGTGTTTTCCACCATGTTAAACTTGGTGACAATATCATCTTTGGTGCGGTTAAGGATGGAGGCCGTATAAAGCGTGAAGTTCTTTTCCAGTTCGGTTGTTGCTTGAAAATAAGCGATAACCGAAACAAAAACCATCGCCAAGACCGCAGTGATTAAAAAGAAGATCGTCAGTTGCTTTTGAAAAGTCAAGCGGTTAAAGCCAGAACGTCCTTTTGCAAGATTAATCATCACTCACACCCAAAACGCCGGGATTTTTAATTGGGATAAAGTTTTTTCATCTCCCTTTCGATGTTGGCGATCGCTTCTTCGGCACTGATCAGACCCGACAACGCCCGGTGGAAATTAACCTGCATGATTTCGGAGAGCGCCGGATAATAGGGAGAGACCGGCCGGGGTTTGGAAGCGAGGAAATGCGGCAGCAATTCCGGGTAATAGGGGTTAACGTTTTGGACCTCTTCATCCTGGTAGACCGAGATGCGCGTTGGCAGGCGGCCGCCGACCATGGCGTGGAACTTTTGCGCTTCGAAACTGGTTAAGTACTTGATGAATTGCCAGGCCGCTTCCTTATACCGCGATTGGCGGTTGATCATCAGATTCCAACCACCAAGGCACCCGCTGCCCACCGTACCTTGGGGGCCCTTCGGCAGGGGAGCCATCTTAAATTTGCCCCGGATCCGGGAACCTTCCTTGTTCATTAGAGCCCAAGCATAAGGCCAGTTCCGGAGGAATAAGGCCCTCCCATCCTGATAGAAAAGGCGGGCGTCTTCCTCCTGATACCACAGGACGTCCGCCGGTGCCAGTCCCAAGTCAAGCATCTTCACCAGAATCTTGAGGGCAGAAGTAGCCTGGGGCGTATTGATCGCCACCCGCTCACCGTCCAAAATACGCCCTCCGTTACTCCAGATCAGCTCCAAGCCATGGCAAACCAGCCCTTCATATTGATTGCCGGGAAAGACATAACCATACTCCACTTCCCCGGCCGCAATCTTCTCCTGCGCCACGGCGACCAACTCCGCCCAGGTCCGCGGGGGCTGGTCCAATAGATCACTCCGGTAAAAAAGCACGCCCGAATCGGTAAACCAGGGAACCGCCCAGATCTGGTTCTGATAGGTACATCCTTCGATCGGACCCGGAAGGAAAAACTTCCGCTCCTCCACCGAAAAGAAGGAATCCAGTGGTTCAATCCAGCCCGCGGAGGCAAACTCCGAAACCCAAATAATATCGGCGGAAAAAACATCAAAACTATTGTCCCGGGCCGAGAAGGCTGACACATAAAAGTTTCGGCAATCATCGGAACTCCAGGAAAGGGTCCGGTGTTCGACCTGGATTTTCTGGTTTTCCGCATTAAACCGGTTAATCAGAGCCCGGATAGCCCCCGAGGCATCCTCCGCCGGTGTGTAAAAAACCAAATTTACCGGCGGTGGGTTTTTCTCCGCCGCATGCGCAATTAAGGCCAACAGACCAAAGGCCGCCACGAGCAGAATAAAACGGAACCTTTTCAACAGCCCGCACCTCCCCCCGCCTTCGGGGCAGACTTTAATAAAACGTTACAATCCTATTTTACGTCTACTTAACAGCAGTGTCAAATCCGGGTCTGGACCTTGTATCCATTCCGTTTTGCCGCCTTAAAAATGGAGACCCAAGGCCAAGTTGAGCGAGAAGCGGTTCTCTTGCCAAAAGTAATTTCCATAGAGGATCAGACCGGAGACCCCAACCCCGAGCCCCGTCGTCACCAAGACCTGGTCAAAGTCCAAACGGGAAGTCAGGTTGTCGGTAACGCCAAGATCAAGGTAGCCGACCAGCACCGGCACCACTCCGTACTCACGCCACGGAAGAAAACCGACCCGGACTTCCAGGTTGTTCACAACTTTCACATAACCGTCAAACCGCCCGGCGTCCACCCCACGGAGACTTCCCCCCAGTCCCCGGGCAAAGCCGGGGTAGTTACTGAATCCTCCAAACGTCGTCCGGGCCCGGACCGGAATATAGGCCCCACCCAGGTGGTCGTACATAAAACGCTCCGCCAGATAGACGCCAAACTTGTCCCCGGTCCTTAAGGGATAAAACCAGCGGACGGTCCCGTTGAACCGGTGATAATCGGCTCCCGTCGCAGCGTTGAAGAAGCCGCGCGGGGCAAACTCACCCGAAAGCTCGGCATAGGACCCTTGCTTCAACCATTCTTCCCGTTCTTCGTCAACCCCGTTGTAAAGAATCCCGGCGAAGATGGCGTTTTGGAATCCACCCGCCCGGTCCGGTAAAGAAGTGGCGAAAAGCAGAGCCTCCGGCGTCCAGTCACGCAGATGGTGGTCGTAACGGCCATGGTAGACCAAGACCGCTTCCCAAAGATTCCGGAGGCGACGCGGATCGTAAACCAAACCTTGTTTCAACCCCAGACTCCAGGTGAGATTGGCGTCTTCGTATAAAGCGCGATTCTCGCCGTCCTGCGGCGGCCGGTACGGCGTCCCGTCGGGCAGGCGGTAAAAACCAAAAGTCTCAAGGCCGCCGCCGACACTAAAAAAGTAAGCCGTATCGACACCGGGAAACAGCGGGTAACCCAAACGGCTCCAGACCAGATCAATCCCCCAAATCCGGGGCTCATACTCAAATTGCCAGTAAGCCTTCTCGCCCAACGCGGCAACGGGTAACGCCGACCACAGGAAAAAAAGCCCACAAAGGACGAAAATCCACCAGATTTTTTGTTTAGGCATCGCCTTTCCTCCTCTTCGCCAGCAACTTCCGCTCGAACCTAATCTTTCCTAAACGGGGATCCATTATGCCGGTCTTTGCTATAACTTCCTCCTGGTTAAAAAATATCCTGCCGGTCGACAATATAAATACTTGGAAACAAAGGAGCAAACGCCTTGTCCACCACTAACACCCAATACCTAACGGTCAACGGGCACCAAATCCCCGTGAAAAACCTGGACAAACCCTTCTGGCCGGAAGATGGCTATACCAAGGCAGATGTCATGGCCTTCTATATAAAGGTTTGGCCTTATCTCGCCCCCCACCTCAAAGACCGCCCCCTCTCCTTGGTCCGCTACCCGGAAGGAATCAACGGCCAGTATTTTTACCAAAAAAACTTCCCGGCGGCCCCGCCTTGGGTGGAAACCATCCCGATCCGCTCCAAAACGCGGGTGACCCATTATGTAATGGCCAATAACCTGGAGACACTCATCTGGTCAATCAACCTGGGCTGTATTGAAGTTCACCCCTGGCTTTCCACCCAGTGGCACCTGGACTATCCGACTTACGTTATTTTTGACCTCGATCCGATGGCCCCCGCCACCTTCCAAGAGGCCGTCCAGGTGGCTTTCGCCCTCAAAAGCCTCACCGACCACCTGGGACTGGCGCTCTTCCCCAAAATCTCCGGAGCCACCGGGCTCCACCTCTATCTTCCGGTCAAACCGGTCTACAGCTACCAGGAGACGGCCACCTTTGTCCAGCGGCTCGGCGAGGCCGTGATCCGGGTCCTTCCCGGGCTGGCCACCAACGAACGAATGGTCTCGGCCCGCGGGGGCAAAGTCTACATCGACCATCTCCAAAACCAGAAGGGGAAGACCATTGCTTCCGTGTACAGCCTCCGCCCGTTCGCCGGCGCCCCCGTCTCGATGCCGGTTACCTGGGAGGAGCTCCCCACCATTCAACCGGACAGTTTCAACATAACGAACGCCGCCGCCCGTCTGGCCGCCACCGGTGACCTGTTTGCCCCCCTCCTCAGCCTCCAGCAGGAACTGCCCACCGAATTACTGTCCTAACCCATCTATTGCAGCGTTTATAAAATTTTTAAATTTTTGGGTTATATCATAAAATAATGCTTGTTTTTTCCTGTTTTTTACCAATATAATGAGATTAAAGAGTTGCTCTTTTCATGGAAAAAACGTAAAGGAGGCGCTGTTGATTGAGGCGTAAATCACTCCTACTATCTTTGTTTGTTATCGTTTTTATCATCACCGCCAGTGGTTGTTTTCCCAAATTACCCAAAAAGATCATCGGACCGACCTGGGAAACCACCTACACCATACCTTTATTAAGGACAAACAGATTAATTTGGGGTCGGACGAAGAAGACGGCTTAGACTTGGAAGGCGTCAGCTTGAATTACTATTCTCATCACGAAAAAGACGGGCCAACCACGTTGGAACTTTTTGGAGACCGGCTGACAATCGAACCCGACCCGATTGATCCTTTAGAAGTTTCAGGCGCAGACGTGCCAGAAGTAGTGTATGACATCACCGGCCTTGAACAAACCTTTAGCTTTGACTGGTCCGGCTATAAACAGATCACGCTGAGCGACGATGCCACAACTTATAACTACATCGTCGTGCGTTTGGAAAACGCCCAGGCCGCCGGTGAAGGCGTAAGACTGGGGTTGTTGGTGAATGGTGAGGAAAAGGCCTCCGCGGTCATTCCGAACGGCGGAGACTATACTGAACTGGCATTTCCCGGCCTTGTCCTGGAACCCGACGACGATTTAGAAATCAAAGTCTCCGGCTCCATCCTGGTGCATGCGTCATCTCCCAGCCTCATCTTTACGCCGGTCGACTTGGAACTGGTGTCCGTTACCTTTGATGCCACCGGTCTCGTCAGAATCCTCGAAGATTTTGATTCCGAAATCTTCAATATTTCACTGGATTTCCCGCCGGACGCCGATATCTTCGAGCTTCAATTGAAAGAAGCGAAGATCGCCTTTACCCCGTTAGATATCCCCGAAGGGTTTCAAATCAACGGCGTTTTAAAAATTGAAGCTCTGGACCAAACAGGGGCACTCCTTGAAGACTGTACCACCACCATACCCTTCTCGATGATCAATGATACCTATGAAGAATTCGAGAATTTGAAAGATACTCTTATCCTATCCTCAAAGACGAAAAAATCCGCACGATCAAAATTCTTTTTGAGATCACCCCGAAGGTCGCCGGTCAGGATGTCACCCTCACCTATCCGGGAGAGATCACCCTGGAGCAAGATATTGCCATCGCCATCGACTACATAACTTATGCTTCCTCCGCCGAGGGGCCGGAGGGGTCGGTGGAGGTTCCCGAAGAGCTGCCCCTGGAGATTAAAGCGTCAGATATCTTCTTTAAGCTTGAAAATAACAGCCCGGTGGCACTAACCGTTGAAGTCTGGTTGTCGCCAAACCCGATCAATCGCGAACAGCCGGACGCCGATCCGGAAGCCGTTAAAAACTTGTTGCACATCGCGGCCAACAAAGAAGAAACCTCCGTCTTAAAACTAGACCCGGACGAGTTCACCCGGCTCGTCGAATCGAAAACCATCTACCATCTGATCACTTTCGTCAACGATTCCGAGGGTCAAGGCCAGATTGAGAAAGACGATTATCTGAAGATCACCAGCTGGGCAAAGGTAACCTGTACCGTGAATAAGAGAGAGGGGAGGTAACGGCGGTGGTTAGAAAAGCATATGGTTTGATCCTTTTTATACTGGTTGTCACCGGTTTGCTCGCGGTATCCGCCGCTCCCGCCCGGGGCTTCACCTATGATAACCCGGCGGAAGAGGCTTTTACCAAGACCCATTTTGAATTACTCCTGCCGGAAATGGCTGTCGGGGCGAAAAACAATCTGTTCACTTTAAGCAATATCAATATTGATCTGACCAATCCTGGAACAAAAGCGGACTTTTTGGGCCAAATGAGCGGCGGCCAATTTAAAGCCGATTTTACCTCGCAGCTCAAGACCGGATTGACCATTGGCCGTTTCTCCGCTTACCTTCGCCCGTTTGCCACCGGTTCGCTCCGTCTGGCGTCGGGCCTGCCCGAGCTGGTCTTTGTCGGCTACGGTCCCCACGATAACGGAACAAACAAAGTTTATAATCTGGCGGGCACAAAAGCCAACAGTCTGGCCGGCGTCGCCCTGGACTTTAAATACGGCCATCCGGTTAAGCTCGCCGACGGTTCCACATTAGGCATCGGTGTTACTTTCCACTACATCAAAGGTTTAGCCATGTTTGACGCGGAGATCACCAGCGGTACCCTGACCGTCGATCAGATCGGGGACAGTACTATTAGAACGAAGGGACAATGCTATTATGTGGACCTACCCGTTGCCGAAGACGGGGCGGACCTCGGTTCTTTCTTTACAAATACCCCCGGCAGTGGTTTCCTGCTTGATCTGGGCGTCGCCTATGAGCGGGACCGCATCCATGCCGGATTGGTGCTGAAAAATATCGGTGCTTTGAAATGGCGGACGGTTAACCAGGCCTCCATCAGTTATGAAGGAGCCGTTGAAACGGGTCCGGAAGGTACTGAATTCTTAGGCGACGACCCGGTTACCGAAGAGAAGACCATTTCCGACTACACCATGGGGTTACCGTTGGTTCTCCAAATCCACGGTTCTTACCAGTTGTACAAGAGCCTCTACTGGAACGTGGGGATGGAGACCGGTTTTGCCGACGGCTGGGGCATCTCCAGTGTACCCTGTTTGCAAACCGGCCTGGAGTGGCGGCCCGGCCGCTGGATCCGTCTCGCCGCTGATATAAGTTATCATGACCGGCATTTTAACTACAATACTTTGCTGGAACTACAGCTCTTCTTTTTATGGACCCGCTTCCAGTTGGGGTGGACGCATGAGATGGGCGGGCTGAACGCCGCCGCAATGCTGGCCCTCCATTTCTAAACCACAGTTGGTAGGTGCGATTCCAGCAAGGCAAAATATAAGGACCTCCGTCAAACGGGGGTCCTTTTTACTGGTTTGTCTTTGCCATACGAG from Capillibacterium thermochitinicola harbors:
- a CDS encoding DUF5723 family protein, which translates into the protein MVRKAYGLILFILVVTGLLAVSAAPARGFTYDNPAEEAFTKTHFELLLPEMAVGAKNNLFTLSNINIDLTNPGTKADFLGQMSGGQFKADFTSQLKTGLTIGRFSAYLRPFATGSLRLASGLPELVFVGYGPHDNGTNKVYNLAGTKANSLAGVALDFKYGHPVKLADGSTLGIGVTFHYIKGLAMFDAEITSGTLTVDQIGDSTIRTKGQCYYVDLPVAEDGADLGSFFTNTPGSGFLLDLGVAYERDRIHAGLVLKNIGALKWRTVNQASISYEGAVETGPEGTEFLGDDPVTEEKTISDYTMGLPLVLQIHGSYQLYKSLYWNVGMETGFADGWGISSVPCLQTGLEWRPGRWIRLAADISYHDRHFNYNTLLELQLFFLWTRFQLGWTHEMGGLNAAAMLALHF
- a CDS encoding ABC transporter substrate-binding protein, coding for MKRFRFILLVAAFGLLALIAHAAEKNPPPVNLVFYTPAEDASGAIRALINRFNAENQKIQVEHRTLSWSSDDCRNFYVSAFSARDNSFDVFSADIIWVSEFASAGWIEPLDSFFSVEERKFFLPGPIEGCTYQNQIWAVPWFTDSGVLFYRSDLLDQPPRTWAELVAVAQEKIAAGEVEYGYVFPGNQYEGLVCHGLELIWSNGGRILDGERVAINTPQATSALKILVKMLDLGLAPADVLWYQEEDARLFYQDGRALFLRNWPYAWALMNKEGSRIRGKFKMAPLPKGPQGTVGSGCLGGWNLMINRQSRYKEAAWQFIKYLTSFEAQKFHAMVGGRLPTRISVYQDEEVQNVNPYYPELLPHFLASKPRPVSPYYPALSEIMQVNFHRALSGLISAEEAIANIEREMKKLYPN
- a CDS encoding sensor histidine kinase, which produces MINLAKGRSGFNRLTFQKQLTIFFLITAVLAMVFVSVIAYFQATTELEKNFTLYTASILNRTKDDIVTKFNMVENTLNFIAADYRLQMMGAPRSPVDQRSLAKLLVDSINLNNYQVSLDNRRVTKNLIDDLIIYGDYAERPTVVIGRRDHFTAYGIEQYLTPELLATARAAEGGVVWSEIFYNPVGARLMENLPSEILREELNQIAVIKWLFDVQTRQSIGYLVASINLSRLSGLIEDIVLGKTGRLYLVDQKQQVLAGSDKNLILRPIPLDERSRAQLAASPVGSIRGKFNNQDSFIHFQEIPTNNWKLVGVIASQEFEAAAGEVRNRILFGGILVLAVFAAVAVIAAGKITRPIENICAFMQKVEKGDLSLRVHETGSIEIEQLSQQLNHMIENLAQLLEKIYQEQIFKRKIALKMLHAQINPHFLYNTLDSISWMVETGRREIAVELLECLSTIFRVTLSGGRDVIRIGEELDHAENYLRIQRIRYQDKLDYVINVDEEIKKHEIVKITLQPLIENAIYHGIKPKPNGRGTVVILGRRVDPDHIQLSVIDDGVGMSSEKLAAVRASLVEPQLNLETEGKGYSLMNINSRIKLYFGPAYGLVYSSKEGVGTRVDILLPT
- the ligD gene encoding non-homologous end-joining DNA ligase, with the protein product MSTTNTQYLTVNGHQIPVKNLDKPFWPEDGYTKADVMAFYIKVWPYLAPHLKDRPLSLVRYPEGINGQYFYQKNFPAAPPWVETIPIRSKTRVTHYVMANNLETLIWSINLGCIEVHPWLSTQWHLDYPTYVIFDLDPMAPATFQEAVQVAFALKSLTDHLGLALFPKISGATGLHLYLPVKPVYSYQETATFVQRLGEAVIRVLPGLATNERMVSARGGKVYIDHLQNQKGKTIASVYSLRPFAGAPVSMPVTWEELPTIQPDSFNITNAAARLAATGDLFAPLLSLQQELPTELLS